From Lepidochelys kempii isolate rLepKem1 unplaced genomic scaffold, rLepKem1.hap2 scaffold_140, whole genome shotgun sequence, the proteins below share one genomic window:
- the LOC140904494 gene encoding maestro heat-like repeat-containing protein family member 7 — protein MGRKESGEREVVGDPAGHALHKVIPEVLDAMLGNLLAESPDTDRLHFILENINLWVVSRVSQERARAIRSSTALLRYTVSLPEFDISAEFPRMGHHVAQLALFVSDPDKDISRHG, from the exons atgggcaggaaggaatccgGGGAGCGGGAGGttgtgggggatcctgctggccat gctctgcacaaagtcatcccagaggtcctggatgccatgctggggaacctgctggcagagtccccagacacagacaggctccacttcatcttggag AATATCAACTtgtgggtcgtgtccagggtgtcgcaggagcgagccagggccatcaggagcagcacagccctgctgagatacacagtctccctccctgagtttgat atctcagccgagttccccagaatgggtcaccatgtggcccagctggctctatttgtcagcgatccagacaaggacatcagccggcac gggtaa